The Xiphophorus couchianus chromosome 5, X_couchianus-1.0, whole genome shotgun sequence genome includes a region encoding these proteins:
- the LOC114144915 gene encoding zinc finger protein OZF-like, which produces MEAGFYHKDLLNGFDVKQMLVVKEEAPEDHTPVAELHDPKPQQIKEEEEEVCIILGTEPLNAKEEIVVTPIKSEDDKESILLSQLCQHHIKKRELSEEVEDCEDDFISVVVKDDEEDSDVNYSAPELEHLSDSGQKTEDEDSDWKERRALESDGNINDPCSSSEFTEESVHCCPVQGDMTHSEMGSSSSLHNECFTEKKNVDSGRKVQTGVKFSCEDCGKTLSGKYTLNTHKTIHTGQKAFCCDVCGRRFGDKSGLKRHKIIHTGAKPFCCDICGQRFGYKSSINTHMITHTGQKPFSCDICGQRFSQKGSLNTHVSSHTGQKHFCCDLCGQRFNRKSSLNTHMRTHTGQKPFCCDICGQRFSQKSTLTTHARIHTGQKPFCCDVCGRRFGDKSSLNRHKIIHTGQQPFCCVICGRKFGNKSSLNRHMRIHSGGEII; this is translated from the exons atgGAGGCCGGTTTCTACCATAAGGATCTGCTGAACGGATTCG atgtTAAGCAGATGTTGGTGGTTAAAGAAGAAGCTCCTGAAGACCACACACCTGTTGCTGAGTTGCATGACCCAAAGCCGCAGCAGataaaggaggaagaagaggaagtcTGCATCATTCTGGGTACAGAGCCGCTCAATGCAAAGGAGGAAATTGTTGTTACTCCTATAAAGAGTGAGGATGACAAAGAGTCCATTCTGCTCTCACAACTTTGTCaacatcacattaaaaaaagagagctTTCAGAAGAGGTAGAAGATTGCGAAGATGATTTCATTTCTGTAGTCGTTAAGGATGACGAAGAGGACAGTGATGTAAATTACTCAGCCCCTGAGCTTGAACACTTGTCAGACTCTGGACAGAAAACTGAGGACGAGGACAGTGACTGGAAGGAGAGAAGAGCTCTGGAGTCAGACGGAAACATTAACGACCCCTGTAGCTCCTCTGAGTTTACTGAAGAATCTGTTCACTGTTGCCCTGTTCAGGGAGACATGACACATTCAGAAATGGGATCTTCAAGCTCGCTGCATAATGAATGTTttacagagaagaaaaatgtggaCTCAGGAAGGAAAGTCCAGACAGGAGTAAAGTTTAGTTGTGAAGACTGTGGTAAAACGCTCAGTGGAAAATACactttaaacacacacaagacAATCCACACAGGACAGAAAGctttctgttgtgatgtttgtggACGAAGATTTGGTGACAAATCAGGTTTAAAAAGACATAAGATAATCCATACAGGAGCTAAACCTTTCTGTTGTGACATTTGTGGACAAAGATTTGGTTATAAATCaagcataaacacacacatgatAACCCACACAGGGCAGAAACCTTTCAGTTGTGATATTTGTGGACAGAGATTTAGCCAAAAAGGAAGCTTAAACACACACGTGAGCAGCCACACTggacagaaacatttctgctgtgaTCTCTGTGGACAAAGATTTAACCGTAAATCAAGTTTAAATACACACATGAGAACCCACACAGGCCAGAAACCATTTTGTTGTGATATTTGTGGACAACGATTTAGCCAAAAATCCACTCTAACTACCCATGCGAGAATCCACACAGGACAGAAACCTTTCTGTTGTGATGTCTGTGGACGAAGATTTGGTGATAAATCAAGTCTAAACAGACACAAGATAATCCACACTGGACAACAACCTTTCTGTTGTGTTATCTGTGGACGGAAATTTGgtaataaatcaagtttaaacAGACACATGAGAATCCACTCTGGAGGGGAAATTATTTAA
- the LOC114144012 gene encoding zinc finger protein 664-like isoform X2, with translation MLMVKEEAPENHRSVAELHDPKPQQIKEEEKEVCISLGAEQLNGKEEIDVTPVKSEDEIQSILLSQNLYEDKIKDRDLPEENDEGEFIKIENHEDGSIFSKIEVIVKDEEDDDVQFPVSEPNHLPDSGLKTKDEDNDWTESRATESDGNIFSEFAEQFLHHHSIQKDMTHSEIRSAVSMGNNKCFTENKNVDSERKVQAGETFSCEDCGKTFIRKYNFNRHKRIHTEQKSFCCELCEERFNRKSSLNLHMRIHTEYKPFCCDLCGQGLRHKRSLNAHMRIHTKQKPFSCDLCEQRFNRKSSLNTHMRIHTGHKPFCCDLCGQSFRHKSNLSTHVRSHTRQQPFCCDICGQRLRYKSSLSIHMSIHAGQRPFCCDLCGQRFVNTSHLNSHKRIHTGLKPFCCDICGKGFAHKPHLSAHTRIHTGQKPFCCDLCGRKFSEKGKLKRHMRIHT, from the coding sequence ATGCTGATGGTTAAAGAAGAAGCTCCTGAAAACCACAGATCTGTTGCTGAGCTGCATGACCCAAAGCCGCAGCAGataaaggaggaagagaaagaagtcTGCATCAGTCTGGGGGCAGAGCAGCTCAACGGGAAGGAGGAGATTGATGTTACTCCTGTAAAGAGTGAGGATGAAATACAGTCCATTCTGCTCTCACAGAATCTTTATGAAGATAAAATTAAAGACAGAGATCTTCCAGAAGAGAATGATGAGGGAGAATTCATTAAGATAGAAAATCATGAAGATGGTTCCATTTTCTCAAAGATTGAAGTCATTGTAAAAGATGAAGAGGACGATGATGTACAATTTCCTGTCTCTGAACCGAATCATTTGCCCGACTCTGGACTGAAAACGAAGGACGAGGACAATGACTGGACAGAGAGTAGAGCCACCGAGTCAGATGGAAACATCTTTTCTGAGTTTGCTGAACAATTTCTTCACCATCACTCTATTCAGAAAGACATGACACATTCAGAAATAAGATCTGCAGTCTCTATGGgtaacaacaaatgttttacagagaacaaaaatgtgGACTCAGAAAGGAAAGTCCAGGCAGGAGAGACGTTTAGCTGTGAAGATTGTGGTAAAacctttattagaaaatacaattttaacaGACATAAGCGAATCCACACAGAGCAGAAATCTTTCTGTTGTGAGCTTTGTGAAGAAAGATTTAACCGTAAATCAAGTTTAAATTtgcacatgagaattcacacagaaTACAAACCTTTCTGTTGTGATCTTTGTGGACAAGGATTGAGGCACAAGCGCAGTTTAAATGCGcacatgagaatccacacaAAGCAGAAACCTTTCAGTTGTgatctttgtgaacaaagattTAACCGTAAATCAagtttaaacacacacatgagaatccacacaGGACACAAACCCTTCTGTTGTGATCTTTGTGGACAAAGCTTTCGccataaatcaaatttaagtaCACACGTGAGAAGCCACACAAGACAGCAACCTTTCTGTTGTGATATTTGTGGACAAAGACTTCGCTATAAATCAAGTCTAAGCATACACATGAGTATTCACGCTGGACAGAGACCCTTCTGTTGTGATCTTTGTGGACAAAGATTCGTCAATACGTCACATTTAAACTCGCACAAGAGAATCCACACAGGACTGAAACCTTTCTGTTGTGATATATGTGGAAAAGGATTTGCCCACAAACCACATTTAAGTGCACACACGAGAATCCATACAGGACAGAAACCTTTCTGTTGTGATTTATGTGGTAGGAAGTTTAGTGAAAAAGGAAAGTTAAAGAGACACATGAGAATCCACACCTAA
- the jupa gene encoding junction plakoglobin a isoform X2: MEMHMSEMDSGMVKVKEWNQSYYGHDSGIQSGATTIRDDDGDYKTTTRYVTTTTVTKEQPDLETQYTLSRAQRVRAAMFPESMEESTTILSTQTDPSQMTNVQRLAEPSQMLKQAIIHLINYQDDAELATRAIPELTKLLNDEDQVVVSKAAQIVNQLTHKEASRRALMQSPQMVAAVVRALQNSNNMETTKAAASILHNLSHQREGLLAIFKSGGIPALVRMLSSPLESVLFYAITTLHNLLLHQEGAKMAVRLADGLQRMVPLLKKTNPKFLAITTDCLQLLSYGNQESKLIILANGGPEGLVQIMKTYNYEKLLWTTSRVLKVLSVCPSNKPAIVEAGGMQALGKHLQGSSQRLVQNCLWTLRNLSDAATKQEGVEPLLQTLVGLLSADDVNMLTCATGILSNLTCNNSNNKSLVTQHNGVESLIHAILRAGEKEDVSEPAVCALRHLTSRHQDAELAQHAVRNHYGIPAIVKLLNMPYYWPVIKAAVGLLRNLALCPENQAPLRDANAVPRLVNLLLKAHQDNQKSGSSPQQAYQDGVRMEEIVEGCTGALHILARDPINRSQIANLDTIPLFVQLLYSPVENVKRVAAGVLCELALDKQCAEAIDGEGASSPLMELLHSNNEGIATYAAAVLYRISEDKNADYKKRVSVELTHSLFKHDPAAWESAHNTILEGGYQDEPDGYAPYAYQGEMPMDAYDGQMMGEDFQGMNYNRPFDY; this comes from the exons ATGGAGATGCACA tgagtGAGATGGATAGTGGCATGGTAAAGGTCAAGGAGTGGAATCAGTCATATTACGGTCACGACTCGGGCATCCAGTCTGGGGCCACCACCATCAGAGACGATGACGGCGACTACAAAACCACCACGCGTTATGTCACAACCACCACTGTCACCAAAGAGCAGCCCG ACTTGGAGACCCAGTACACACTGAGCAGAGCTCAGCGTGTTCGGGCTGCAATGTTCCCCGAGTCGATGGAAGAAAGCACCACCATCCTGTCGACCCAGACAGACCCGTCCCAGATGACCAATGTCCAGCGGCTGGCCGAGCCCTCCCAGATGCTCAAACAGGCCATCATCCATCTGATCAACTACCAGGACGATGCCGAGCTGGCCACCAGGGCCATCCCGGAGCTCACCAAGCTGCTCAACGATGAAGATCAG GTGGTGGTCAGCAAGGCGGCACAGATTGTGAACCAGCTCACCCATAAGGAGGCCTCCCGCCGCGCCCTGATGCAGTCCCCTCAGATGGTGGCGGCGGTGGTCCGGGCCTTGCAGAACTCAAACAATATGGAAACCACCAAGGCGGCAGCCAGCATCCTCCACAACTTGTCCCACCAGAGGGAGGGCCTGCTCGCCATCTTCAAGTCAGGAGGCATCCCCGCTCTTGTCCGCATGCTCAG CTCTCCGCTAGAGTCTGTGCTGTTCTACGCCATCACCACACTTCACAACCTGCTGCTGCACCAGGAGGGAGCCAAGATGGCCGTGCGTCTGGCCGACGGACTGCAAAGGATGGTCCCGCTGCTGAAGAAGACCAACCCTAAGTTCCTGGCCATCACCACAGactgtctgcagctgctgtcgTATGGCAACCAGGAGAGCAAG CTGATCATTCTCGCCAACGGAGGTCCCGAAGGTCTTGTTCAAATCATGAAGACCTACAACTACGAGAAGTTGCTTTGGACCACGAGCCGCGTCCTCAAAGTCCTCTCTGTGTGCCCCAGCAACAAACCAGCCATTGTTGAGGCTG GTGGGATGCAGGCTCTTGGTAAACACCTGCAAGGCTCCAGCCAGCGTTTGGTGCAGAACTGCCTGTGGACCCTGAGAAACCTGTCCGATGCTGCAACAAAGCAG GAAGGAGTTGAACCCCTGCTGCAGACTCTGGTGGGGCTCCTCAGCGCAGACGACGTCAACATGCTCACCTGCGCCACTGGCATCCTGTCCAACCTCACgtgcaacaacagcaacaacaaatctCTGGTCACCCAACACAACGGTGTCGAGTCGCTGATCCACGCCATACTGCGTGCCGGGGAGAAGGAGGACGTGTCTGAGCCGGCGGTTTGCGCCCTGCGACATCTGACTTCACGCCACCAGGACGCCGAGTTGGCGCAGCATGCCGTGCGGAACCACTACGGCATCCCAGCTATCGTCAAGCTGCTCAACATGCCCTACTACTGGCCAGTCATCAAG GCTGCTGTTGGGCTGCTCCGCAACCTGGCCTTGTGCCCAGAAAACCAGGCTCCCCTCAGAGATGCAAACGCCGTCCCCCGTCTGGTCAACCTGCTGCTCAAGGCCCACCAGGACAATCAGAAATCTGGTTCATCCCCTCAGCAGGCTTACCAG GATGGAGTGAGGATGGAGGAGATTGTGGAGGGTTGCACAGGAGCCTTGCACATCCTGGCAAGAGATCCCATAAATAGAAGTCAAATTGCCAACTTGGACACAATTCCACTCTTTGTCCAG ctcctctacTCCCCGGTGGAGAACGTGAAGCGTGTGGCGGCAGGCGTTCTGTGTGAGCTGGCCCTGGACAAACAGTGTGCTGAAGCTATTGATGGAGAGGGAGCTTCATCTCCACTGATGGAGCTACTGCACTCTAACAATGAGGGCATTG CTACCTacgctgctgctgttctctaCCGCATTTCCGAAGATAAGAACGCCGACTACAAGAAGCGCGTCTCCGTGGAGCTCACACACTCTCTGTTCAAGCACGACCCTGCAGCCTGGGAGTCG GCCCACAACACTATCCTGGAAGGAGGCTATCAAGATG AACCAGATGGTTACGCACCCTATGCATACCAAGGTGAAATGCCAATGGATGCCTATGACGGACAAATGATGGGGGAAGACTTTCAAGGAATGAACTACAACAGACCCTTTGATTATTAA
- the LOC114144917 gene encoding Kv channel-interacting protein 2-like yields MKSRSQDQSLSDSRELDRSFDPLTGNPLTKPNKKTIKQRFLKLLPCYPSGSSSSITQRSLTEEGELSTVRYRPEGLDNLVQQTNFSKKELQVLYRGFKNECPSGVVNEDTFKSIYSHFFPQGDSSMYAHFLFEAFDTHNNGLVSFEDFAVSLSIILRGSITDKLNWAFNLYDLNKDGCITREEMTDIMHSIYNMMGKHTYPSMRDSAPKEHVDRFFQKMDKNKDGVVTIEEFLETCQKDENIMHSMHLFDNVI; encoded by the exons GTAACCCTCTTACCAAACCcaacaaaaagacaattaaaCAGCGCTTCCTCAAACTTCTGCCCTGCTATCCCTCCGGCTCCAGCTCTTCAATTACTCAAA GAAGTTTAACTGAAGAGGGGGAGCTGTCCACGGTGCGTTACAGACCTGAGGGACTTGACAATCTGGTTCAGCAGActaatttcagcaaaaaggaGCTGCAGGTTCTTTACCGgggatttaaaaat GAGTGCCCCAGTGGTGTTGTGAACGAGGATACGTTTAAAAGTATCTACTCCCACTTCTTCCCTCAGGGAG aTTCAAGTATGTACGCACATTTCCTGTTTGAAGCCTTTGACACCCACAACAATGGACTGGTTAGCTTTGAA GACTTTGCGGTAAGTCTGTCCATCATTTTAAGAGGATCCATCACTGACAAACTGAACTGGGCCTTCAATCTGTATGACCTGAACAAGGATGGCTGCATCACCAGAGAA GAGATGACAGACATAATGCACTCTATCTACAACATGATGGGGAAGCATACTTACCCCAGCATGAGGGACAGCGCTCCAAAGGAACATGTGGACAGGTTCTTCCAG AAAATGGACAAGAATAAAGATGGAGTGGTCACCATTGAGGAATTCTTGGAAACATGCCAAAAG GATGAAAACATCATGCACTCCATGCACTTGTTTGACAATGTCATCTGA
- the LOC114144012 gene encoding zinc finger protein 664-like isoform X1, producing the protein MDQQRAAEGEIPEDAMKEDKENKLRHVMEDGYCTQVLLDELNVKQMLMVKEEAPENHRSVAELHDPKPQQIKEEEKEVCISLGAEQLNGKEEIDVTPVKSEDEIQSILLSQNLYEDKIKDRDLPEENDEGEFIKIENHEDGSIFSKIEVIVKDEEDDDVQFPVSEPNHLPDSGLKTKDEDNDWTESRATESDGNIFSEFAEQFLHHHSIQKDMTHSEIRSAVSMGNNKCFTENKNVDSERKVQAGETFSCEDCGKTFIRKYNFNRHKRIHTEQKSFCCELCEERFNRKSSLNLHMRIHTEYKPFCCDLCGQGLRHKRSLNAHMRIHTKQKPFSCDLCEQRFNRKSSLNTHMRIHTGHKPFCCDLCGQSFRHKSNLSTHVRSHTRQQPFCCDICGQRLRYKSSLSIHMSIHAGQRPFCCDLCGQRFVNTSHLNSHKRIHTGLKPFCCDICGKGFAHKPHLSAHTRIHTGQKPFCCDLCGRKFSEKGKLKRHMRIHT; encoded by the exons ATggaccagcagagggcagcagagggAGAGATTCCTGAGGACGCGATGAAAGAGGACAAAGAAAATAAGCTGCGAC acgtcATGGAAGATGGTTACTGCACCCAGGTTCTGCTGGACGAATTAA ATGTTAAGCAGATGCTGATGGTTAAAGAAGAAGCTCCTGAAAACCACAGATCTGTTGCTGAGCTGCATGACCCAAAGCCGCAGCAGataaaggaggaagagaaagaagtcTGCATCAGTCTGGGGGCAGAGCAGCTCAACGGGAAGGAGGAGATTGATGTTACTCCTGTAAAGAGTGAGGATGAAATACAGTCCATTCTGCTCTCACAGAATCTTTATGAAGATAAAATTAAAGACAGAGATCTTCCAGAAGAGAATGATGAGGGAGAATTCATTAAGATAGAAAATCATGAAGATGGTTCCATTTTCTCAAAGATTGAAGTCATTGTAAAAGATGAAGAGGACGATGATGTACAATTTCCTGTCTCTGAACCGAATCATTTGCCCGACTCTGGACTGAAAACGAAGGACGAGGACAATGACTGGACAGAGAGTAGAGCCACCGAGTCAGATGGAAACATCTTTTCTGAGTTTGCTGAACAATTTCTTCACCATCACTCTATTCAGAAAGACATGACACATTCAGAAATAAGATCTGCAGTCTCTATGGgtaacaacaaatgttttacagagaacaaaaatgtgGACTCAGAAAGGAAAGTCCAGGCAGGAGAGACGTTTAGCTGTGAAGATTGTGGTAAAacctttattagaaaatacaattttaacaGACATAAGCGAATCCACACAGAGCAGAAATCTTTCTGTTGTGAGCTTTGTGAAGAAAGATTTAACCGTAAATCAAGTTTAAATTtgcacatgagaattcacacagaaTACAAACCTTTCTGTTGTGATCTTTGTGGACAAGGATTGAGGCACAAGCGCAGTTTAAATGCGcacatgagaatccacacaAAGCAGAAACCTTTCAGTTGTgatctttgtgaacaaagattTAACCGTAAATCAagtttaaacacacacatgagaatccacacaGGACACAAACCCTTCTGTTGTGATCTTTGTGGACAAAGCTTTCGccataaatcaaatttaagtaCACACGTGAGAAGCCACACAAGACAGCAACCTTTCTGTTGTGATATTTGTGGACAAAGACTTCGCTATAAATCAAGTCTAAGCATACACATGAGTATTCACGCTGGACAGAGACCCTTCTGTTGTGATCTTTGTGGACAAAGATTCGTCAATACGTCACATTTAAACTCGCACAAGAGAATCCACACAGGACTGAAACCTTTCTGTTGTGATATATGTGGAAAAGGATTTGCCCACAAACCACATTTAAGTGCACACACGAGAATCCATACAGGACAGAAACCTTTCTGTTGTGATTTATGTGGTAGGAAGTTTAGTGAAAAAGGAAAGTTAAAGAGACACATGAGAATCCACACCTAA
- the jupa gene encoding junction plakoglobin a isoform X1 — protein sequence MEQSPAGWGRAMQGRSLAEVTLLSLRFLFRPLSTSDICRGREVYRKTNKCPPELTPAWDYLKIYCVISKVSEMDSGMVKVKEWNQSYYGHDSGIQSGATTIRDDDGDYKTTTRYVTTTTVTKEQPDLETQYTLSRAQRVRAAMFPESMEESTTILSTQTDPSQMTNVQRLAEPSQMLKQAIIHLINYQDDAELATRAIPELTKLLNDEDQVVVSKAAQIVNQLTHKEASRRALMQSPQMVAAVVRALQNSNNMETTKAAASILHNLSHQREGLLAIFKSGGIPALVRMLSSPLESVLFYAITTLHNLLLHQEGAKMAVRLADGLQRMVPLLKKTNPKFLAITTDCLQLLSYGNQESKLIILANGGPEGLVQIMKTYNYEKLLWTTSRVLKVLSVCPSNKPAIVEAGGMQALGKHLQGSSQRLVQNCLWTLRNLSDAATKQEGVEPLLQTLVGLLSADDVNMLTCATGILSNLTCNNSNNKSLVTQHNGVESLIHAILRAGEKEDVSEPAVCALRHLTSRHQDAELAQHAVRNHYGIPAIVKLLNMPYYWPVIKAAVGLLRNLALCPENQAPLRDANAVPRLVNLLLKAHQDNQKSGSSPQQAYQDGVRMEEIVEGCTGALHILARDPINRSQIANLDTIPLFVQLLYSPVENVKRVAAGVLCELALDKQCAEAIDGEGASSPLMELLHSNNEGIATYAAAVLYRISEDKNADYKKRVSVELTHSLFKHDPAAWESAHNTILEGGYQDEPDGYAPYAYQGEMPMDAYDGQMMGEDFQGMNYNRPFDY from the exons tgagtGAGATGGATAGTGGCATGGTAAAGGTCAAGGAGTGGAATCAGTCATATTACGGTCACGACTCGGGCATCCAGTCTGGGGCCACCACCATCAGAGACGATGACGGCGACTACAAAACCACCACGCGTTATGTCACAACCACCACTGTCACCAAAGAGCAGCCCG ACTTGGAGACCCAGTACACACTGAGCAGAGCTCAGCGTGTTCGGGCTGCAATGTTCCCCGAGTCGATGGAAGAAAGCACCACCATCCTGTCGACCCAGACAGACCCGTCCCAGATGACCAATGTCCAGCGGCTGGCCGAGCCCTCCCAGATGCTCAAACAGGCCATCATCCATCTGATCAACTACCAGGACGATGCCGAGCTGGCCACCAGGGCCATCCCGGAGCTCACCAAGCTGCTCAACGATGAAGATCAG GTGGTGGTCAGCAAGGCGGCACAGATTGTGAACCAGCTCACCCATAAGGAGGCCTCCCGCCGCGCCCTGATGCAGTCCCCTCAGATGGTGGCGGCGGTGGTCCGGGCCTTGCAGAACTCAAACAATATGGAAACCACCAAGGCGGCAGCCAGCATCCTCCACAACTTGTCCCACCAGAGGGAGGGCCTGCTCGCCATCTTCAAGTCAGGAGGCATCCCCGCTCTTGTCCGCATGCTCAG CTCTCCGCTAGAGTCTGTGCTGTTCTACGCCATCACCACACTTCACAACCTGCTGCTGCACCAGGAGGGAGCCAAGATGGCCGTGCGTCTGGCCGACGGACTGCAAAGGATGGTCCCGCTGCTGAAGAAGACCAACCCTAAGTTCCTGGCCATCACCACAGactgtctgcagctgctgtcgTATGGCAACCAGGAGAGCAAG CTGATCATTCTCGCCAACGGAGGTCCCGAAGGTCTTGTTCAAATCATGAAGACCTACAACTACGAGAAGTTGCTTTGGACCACGAGCCGCGTCCTCAAAGTCCTCTCTGTGTGCCCCAGCAACAAACCAGCCATTGTTGAGGCTG GTGGGATGCAGGCTCTTGGTAAACACCTGCAAGGCTCCAGCCAGCGTTTGGTGCAGAACTGCCTGTGGACCCTGAGAAACCTGTCCGATGCTGCAACAAAGCAG GAAGGAGTTGAACCCCTGCTGCAGACTCTGGTGGGGCTCCTCAGCGCAGACGACGTCAACATGCTCACCTGCGCCACTGGCATCCTGTCCAACCTCACgtgcaacaacagcaacaacaaatctCTGGTCACCCAACACAACGGTGTCGAGTCGCTGATCCACGCCATACTGCGTGCCGGGGAGAAGGAGGACGTGTCTGAGCCGGCGGTTTGCGCCCTGCGACATCTGACTTCACGCCACCAGGACGCCGAGTTGGCGCAGCATGCCGTGCGGAACCACTACGGCATCCCAGCTATCGTCAAGCTGCTCAACATGCCCTACTACTGGCCAGTCATCAAG GCTGCTGTTGGGCTGCTCCGCAACCTGGCCTTGTGCCCAGAAAACCAGGCTCCCCTCAGAGATGCAAACGCCGTCCCCCGTCTGGTCAACCTGCTGCTCAAGGCCCACCAGGACAATCAGAAATCTGGTTCATCCCCTCAGCAGGCTTACCAG GATGGAGTGAGGATGGAGGAGATTGTGGAGGGTTGCACAGGAGCCTTGCACATCCTGGCAAGAGATCCCATAAATAGAAGTCAAATTGCCAACTTGGACACAATTCCACTCTTTGTCCAG ctcctctacTCCCCGGTGGAGAACGTGAAGCGTGTGGCGGCAGGCGTTCTGTGTGAGCTGGCCCTGGACAAACAGTGTGCTGAAGCTATTGATGGAGAGGGAGCTTCATCTCCACTGATGGAGCTACTGCACTCTAACAATGAGGGCATTG CTACCTacgctgctgctgttctctaCCGCATTTCCGAAGATAAGAACGCCGACTACAAGAAGCGCGTCTCCGTGGAGCTCACACACTCTCTGTTCAAGCACGACCCTGCAGCCTGGGAGTCG GCCCACAACACTATCCTGGAAGGAGGCTATCAAGATG AACCAGATGGTTACGCACCCTATGCATACCAAGGTGAAATGCCAATGGATGCCTATGACGGACAAATGATGGGGGAAGACTTTCAAGGAATGAACTACAACAGACCCTTTGATTATTAA
- the LOC114144916 gene encoding zinc finger protein OZF-like, with the protein MEAGLNPTVLLDGLDVKQMLMVKEEAPEDHRSVAELHDPNLHQIKEEQEEVCISLGGEQLNKKEEIDVIRFPVSTTPIKSEDEIQSILLSQNLYHNQIKGRELPEENDEGESIKIEEIEPSPQSSETEDSENDEEDDDVNHVSELKHLSDSGLKTNDKSNAWKSNGDILNKSFSSFEFDVHSYSLQPGGAPSQIGSSSSVDNSKCFTEEKNADSQTKVQTEGKFSCEDCGKTFARKNTLNRHKRTHTGQKPFCCDVCGQRFNLKQTLNIHMRIHTGQKPFCCDLCGQSFSHKSTLIRHRRVHTGEKPFCCDFCGQRFTDKGSLNTHRRIHTGQKPYCCDLCGQRFRQKLHVNIHMTVHTGQKPYCCDICGKRLGHKVSLSTHMRIHTGQKPFCCDICGQRFSQKSNLNTHMRIHIAETFL; encoded by the exons ATGGAGGCTGGGCTCAACCCCACGGTTCTGCTGGACGGGTTAG atgttaaGCAGATGCTGATGGTTAAAGAAGAAGCTCCTGAAGACCACCGATCTGTTGCTGAGCTGCATGACCCAAACTTGCACCAGATAaaggaggagcaggaagaagtCTGCATCAGTCTGGGAGGAGAGCAGCTCAACAAGAAGGAGGAGATTGATGTCATCAGGTTTCCAGTCTCTACTACTCCTATAAAGAGTGAGGATGAAATACAGTCCATTCTGCTCTCACAGAATCTTTATCACAACCAAATTAAAGGCAGAGAACTTCCAGAAGAGAATGATGAAGGTGAATCCATCAAGATTGAAGAAATCGAACCATCTCCACAATCTTCTGAGACTGAAGATTCTGAGAATGACGAAGAGGACGATGATGTAAACCATGTCTCTGAGTTAAAACACTTGTCAGATTCTGGACTGAAAACTAATGACAAGAGCAATGCCTGGAAGTCAAATGGAGACATTCTTAACAAATCTTTTAGCTCATTTGAGTTTGATGTTCACAGCTACTCTCTTCAGCCTGGTGGAGCACCTTCACAAATAGGGTCTTCAAGCTCAGTTGATAatagtaaatgttttacagaggaGAAAAATGCAGATTCACAAACTAAAGTACAGACAGAAGGGAAGTTTAGCTGTGAAGactgtggaaaaacatttgctagaaaaaatactttaaacagACATAAGAGAACCCACACAGGTCAGAAACCTTTCTGTTGTGATGTATGTGGACAAAGATTtaacctgaaacaaactttaaacataCACATGAGAATCCACACGGGACAGAAACCTTTCTGTTGTGATCTTTGTGGACAAAGTTTTAGCCATAAATCAACTTTAATCAGACACAGGAGAgtccacacaggagagaaacctttctgttgtgatttttgtggaCAAAGATTTACCGATAAAGGAagtttaaacacacacaggagaATCCACACAGGACAGAAACCTTACTGTTGTGATCTTTGTGGACAAAGATTTAGACAAAAATTACATGTAAACATACACATGACAGTCCATACAGGACAGAAGCCTTACTGTTGTGATATTTGCGGAAAAAGACTTGGCCATAAAGTAAGTTTAAGCAcacacatgagaattcacacaggacAGAAACCTTTCTGTTGTGATATTTGTGGACAAAGATTTAGTCAGAAATCTAACTTAAATAcacacatgagaattcacataGCAGAAACCTTTCTGTAG